From the Candidatus Edwardsbacteria bacterium genome, the window CGATATAAAACTGAATAAATGGCAACAGATCTGAAAAATCGTCCGGCCAAGACCGGCCGCAACCGATACCTTCCGCTGGCGGTGATATTCCTGATAGTCGTCATGGCGGTCATCGGCGGCTCGGTCTACATGCGCTGGCGGCAGAACCGGCAGGCCGATCTCAAGCAGAGAAAGGCTCAGATCCGGATCGAGGTGCTCAACGGGACCAAGAAAAGCGGGCTGGCCCAGGAGGTGGCCCAGCAGCTGCGGGACAGCGGTTTCGACGTGGTGGACATTGCCAACGCCGAGAACGACAGCTTCCCGGAGACGGTGGTGGTGGACCGGGCCGACGACGGCCAAGGCAACGCCATTCTGGTAGCCAAGGAACTCAAATGCAAAAACATAATACCCCAAATAGAACCAACATCATTATTGGAGGTCACAGTAATAATTGGCAAAGATCATCTTAAAGAAAAGAAAAAAGGCTTCCTCGGCATCAGCTTCTGATGTCTTGAAGAAGAGGCCCGCAGCAAGATCCAGGATCAAACCCGGCACCGCCAAGGCCAAGAGCCTGGCCCGGAAAAAACCGGCGGCGCCCAAAACGAAAGCCCCGGCCAAGATCCGGGTGGTCAGCCCCGGGCAACAGCTGGCCAGGGAAATAGCCCAGTTGACCCTCAACCGGAAGGCCTTCGATGTGACGGTGCTGGACGTCAGGGGGCTTTCCACCGCCACCGACTTCTTCGTGATCGCCTCCGGCGCCACCGACATCCAGATCCGGGCCATCCGCCGGGCCATCGAAGAGGGACTGCAGCCCAAGGGCATCAAGGCCCTGCATATCGAGGGCGAGAAGACCGCCTCCTGGCTGCTGATGGATTACGTGGATGTGGTGGTGCATATCATGCAGCCCCGGGTGCGTGATTACTACAACCTGGAAGCCTTATGGGGCGACGCTCCCAGCGAAGAGGTAAAGGATCAATGACCTAACCCCGACCCTTCCCCGTAAGGGAAGGGAGAGGTTGCGATATTTTATGATAAAAGACTATCTGCGGAAAAATATTTCCCGGACAATAGAGCAAAGCCTGGGACTGACGATCGATCCTTCCGAGATCGGGCTGGAGAAGCCCAAGCAGGAGGGCCACGGCGATTGGTCGACCAATATTGCCCTGAACCTGTCCAAAAGCCTGAAGGAAAATCCCCGGAAGCTGGCCGACAAGATCACTGCTTCTCTGAAGCTTGACCAGGAGCTGGTGTCAAATGTAGAGGTGGCCGGGCCGGGCTTTATCAATTTCAAGCTGGCTTCGGGCTGGCTGTACAGCGAACTGGTGACCCTGCTGGACAAGAAGAATTCCTTCGGCTGTTGCGACCACGGCAAAGGGGAAAAGGTCCAAGTGGAATTCGTCTCGGTCAACCCCACCGGACCGCTGCACGTGGGCCACGGGCGGGGAGCTTTCGTGGGCGATGCCATCGCCCGGCTTTTGCAGTGCGTGGGCTACGACGTCCACCGGGAGTATTACATCAACGATGCCGGCAACCAGATAGATAAGCTGGGCCGCTCGGTGCTGGCCCGTTTGAATCAGATATGGAACCGGCCATTTGAGTTTCCCGAGGGCGGCTACCAGGGCGAGTATCTTAAGGATTTTGCCGCCCAGCTGAATTCCGAACAGGGGGATCGGCTAAAAGCCCTTTCATCCGACGAGCTGCTGACCGAGGTCACCAGGATCTCCCGGGATGGCATGCTGGATAACCTGAAGCTGTCGTTAAAAGACCTGAAGGTGGAGTTCGATGAATGGTTCTCCGAGGTCAGTCTGGTGGAATCCGGGGCCATCAAAAACTCGCTGGACCAACTGAACCAAAAGGGATATCTTTACGATCAGGACGGAGCGCAGTTCTTCAAGGCCAGTGAGTTCGGGGACGAGAAGGACCGGGTGGTGATAAAGTCCACCGGTGAGCACACCTATTTCGCCGCCGACATTGCCTATATGCAGAATAAATTCCAGCGCGGCTTCCAGCGGCTGATCTACGTCTGGGGGGCCGACCATCACGGGGATATTCCCCGCATGAAGGGCGCCGCCCAGGCGCTGGGCCATGATCCCGATTCGCTGGAGTTCATCCTGATGCAGATGGTCCGGCTGATCGAAGAGGGCCGGGAGGTGAAGTTCTCCAAGCGCAGCGGGGTGATAGTCACCCTGGACGAACTGCGGGACGAGGTGGGGCCGGACGTGATGCGGTATTTCTTTCTGATGCGGCGCAGCGAGAGCCAGTTCGATTTCGATCTGGACCTGGCCCGCAAACACTCCGACGAGAACCCGGTGTTCTATGTGCAGTACGCCCATGCCCGGATCTGCAGCATCATAGACCATGCCCGGGAGAAGGGCATCGCCCGGGTAAAGAGCGACCTGGCCCTGCTGAAGGAGAAGGAGGAGATCAACCTGATCAAGGCCCTGCTGGAGTTTCCCGAGGTGGTGCTGGGGGCGGCCCTGGCCCGGGAGCCGCACCGCCTGCCGACCTACCTGCAGGACCTGGCCGGGGTGTTCCATACTTTTTACCACCAGCACCGGGTGGTGACCGACGATGCCGGGCTGACCCAGGCCAGGCTGGACCTGTGCGATGCCGCCCGGATAGTGTTCGCCAACGGGCTGAGCCTGCTGGGGGTCAGCGCCCCGGAGAAGATGTGACCTCTCCCTTTAGGGAATAGTTGACCTCACCCCGACCCTCTCCAAACGCATTTGGAGAGGGAGATAACTGGATAAAATGAAAAGCGTAAAAAATATTAGCGTCAGCACTGGGCGGCGGATAAAGGACGCAAAGCTTGAATTGGCCAAGAAAATGCGCCGTCAAATGACCCTGGCTGAACGTTGTTTTTGGAATGGTGTCAGGGGTCGTAAAATGCACGGTTTGAAATTCCGCCGCCAACAGGTCATAGATGGTTTTATTGCTGATTTTTATTGTAACGAGCTGAGACTGATCGTTGAAATTGACGGCGGTGTCCACGAATCGCAAAAAGATTACGACAAACTTCGTGAGTGGATATTAAGCCGGAATGATATCAAAATTATTCGCTTTTCCAATGGGGTTGTGATCCATCAGTTTGGGGAAGTTATAAAGCAAATCGGAGAACTATTGCCTCCCTCGCCAGATTTATCTGGAGAGGGCAGGGGTGAGGTCAAGATCAAATTCAAAACTGATTACCCCGGTCACGATGCTCTTTACCGTCGTAGAAAAGAATCGGGGTCGCCTGGCTGGGATGATGAACAGACCTGGCAAGCCTGGCGGAAGGAAATACTTGATCTGATCGCTTCCGGCGATCTCCCCAAATCGGGCAAGGTGCTTGAAATCGGATGCGGGGCCGGAGATGTTTCGTTATTGTTCGCCGAAAGAGGGTTTCAGGTCAGCGGGATAGATATCTCATCCACCGCGATCGAATGGGCCAAAGAGAAAGCGCAACAGGCCGGCATTAAAGCTGAATTTAACGTCGGGGATGTTCGTGATTTGGGGCTATGGGGTGATGAAACATTTGACATCGCGATCGACGGGCATTGCCTGCATTGCATAATAGGGAATGATAGGACTGAGGTTCTCAAGGAAGCATACAGGGTTTTAAAGCCCGGCGGATTGTTTTATGTAAGCACCATGTGTGGCGAGCCCAAGGACCCGGAAGTTATCAAGATGTTCGATGCCGAGACAAGATGCACGGTTTGGGGCGGAGTAGCCAGAAGGTATATCGGGAAGCCGGAAGATATTTTAAAAGAGATAAAACAACACGGATTCAAAATCGTGCGGCACGAAGTTCAGCTAAATAAAGACTCGCAGGACGGCCTGGTTGTGCTGGCGGAAAAATAAATCCTGTTCTCAGGAGATGAATATGAAACTAATAATGTTTCTGTTCACATTTTATGTTGCGGTAACTATTGTGGGATGCGCCTCGTTGCCTTGTCTTGAAAAAAGGCTGCTAAGTGAAAATGATAGTATCATGGGAAGGGCTCGTGCGGAACTCGATAACACATGGAATACACAAAAACTAGTGGACCTATCGCAGAACTTGATACCAAAAGCCAAATATGGCAATCAACGTCAATCGCTTATGGCTTTTCAAGCTTTAGCTTCAATGTATGTCTCTGGTGATTATTTTGGTTTGAGAGGATACTCTGTTGTCGGTGTGGCAGCAACACCATTTACCGAAATGATAGGAAAGCAAAGAACATTAATACAGCAATTAGATGATAAATGTATTGACAATTATTTGCTAGCGATCGACAATGGAAATCCTGAAACAAAAATATTTTGTATTGATATCTTAAGTCAAGCGCAACCTATTTATACGAAAACAGTTGATCACTTGATCAAAATATTAAATAGTGACTGGGAAAATCCATCATATCATGCATATTGGGCGTTAAAGAAAATCGGAACATTACAGGCCTTGGAGGCTACGGCACAATACGACCAAGTCTATAAAAAGCAATAAACCATCTGGATTCCCGATTTTTCGGGAATGACACGAAGGAAAAACATGCGTTACAAAGATGCGGGCGTCAACATTGACGCCGGGGCCGAATCGGTCCAAAGAATAAAAAAACTGGTCCGCTCCACCTTCACCAAGAACGTGCTGACCGACATCGGCGGGTTCGGCGCCCTGTTCGACGGCTCGCTGAAGGGCTACCGAGAGCCGGTGCTGGTCTCCTCCTGCGACGGGGTGGGCACCAAGCTGAAAATTGCCCTGATGGCCAACAAGCACGACACGGTGGGGCAGGACCTGGTCAACCACTGCATCAACGATATCCTGGTGCAGGGGGCCAGACCGCTGTTCTTCATGGATTACGCCGCCTTCGGCCGGCTGGATCCCCGGGTCATGGAGCAGGTGGTAAAGGGTTTTGCCAAGGCCTGCAAGGAGAACGGATGTTCTCTGATCGGCGGGGAGACCGCCGAGATGCCGGGCATGTACGCCATCGGCGATTACGACCTGGCGGGGTTCATCGTCGGCGTGGTGGAGAAGAAAAAGCTGATCACCGGAAGGAACATCAAACCCGGCGACGTGGTGATAGGCCTGTCAACCAATGGGCTGCAGACCAACGGCTATTCGCTGGCCCGCAAGATCCTCTTTGAAAAATGCAGATACCAGACCAATACTTATCTTCCGGAAATAAAGTCCCCCGTGGGTGATGCTTTGCTCAAGGTCCATCCGTCCTTCCTGGGGCCGGTCTCTCCGCTGATGGACAAGGGCCTGATAAAGGGCATGGCCCACATTACCGGCGGCGGGTTTTTGGATAACATTCCCCGGGTGCTGCCGGAGAAATGCGGGGTGGAGATATCTCTCGGATCCTGGCCGGTCCTGCCGATATTTGATCTTCTCCAGAAGAAAGGCAACGTGCCGCAGGACGACATGTACCGGACGTTCAACATGGGGATAGGATTTGTTTTGATAGTGGCCGAGCGGGATGCCAACGAAACATTAAAAATGTTGAAAAAGTTTAAAACGTTCAAACCGTACGTGATTGGCCGGGTGGTGAAGGGTAATAGGATCGTTAAATTATTACCAAAAGAGTAAAACATGAAAAAAACAGTATTAGTGTTTATTCTCTTGCTTGCTGCAAAACTAGCATTATGCCAAGAGCCTGTTTATGAACTTGGGTATATGTATCATGGAAGTGATATGCTAGATGCCGGAGATGGTGGAATGAGTCCACTCAAAGTAAATATTAATAAAATTAGTTATAATTTCTTAACCAGAAAATATTCAATTTCAGGAAAGATAGATTATATATTTTCTGCACCAACGGACACAATCCCCGATGGTATTTTTGCCATTTTTTTAGGATCAATAGAAGTTGTCCCCTGTTCTTTAGGAACCACCTGGACTTTATCATCAACAACTGGAAAAATTGTTGCCACAAAATCAATTCAAACATTTAATAATGGGTGCTTTAAGTTCAAATTACCTAAAAATTACAACAAGAAAATTATTTTTACTGCATTTGCAGCACAGGTTGTTGAACTTTCATTGGATAGCATTATTCATTTGTCGAAAAGTAAATAAATGTTGCTAAGTGTAATAGATCTTTAAAAATTATGAAAATCCTCGTCAATGAAATAGCCCAGGAGATAGCCTTGGGATCAACGGTCTCCGATGCCGCGCGGCTTTACAAGAACAACGCCGATCTGTTCATCCGCAACGGCTTTCCCTGCGGCCAGGATGTCAAGCTGGAGGACGGCGACCGGCTGGTGCTGATTAAAAAAGGCGAGATGCCCAAACGCGAGGAGCTGGAGCATCTCCTTATGGCCCGGCACACCCCCGGCGTCCACGAAAAACTGAAGGGCGCCACGGTGGGCATCGCTGGATGCGGCGGGCTGGGATCCACCGCCGCCGTGGCCCTGGCCCGGGCGGGCATCGGCCATTTGATCATCGCCGACTTTGATGTGGTGGAACCGTCCAATCTGAACCGCCAGCAGTATTTTGTGGAGCACATCGGGAAACCGAAGGTGGAGGCTTTAAAAGAGATCATCCAAAAGGCCAATCCCTTTGCCATGGTGGAATGCCATCAGGTGCGAATCACCCCGGCCAATGTGTCCCAGCTGTTCAAAACCGCCGATATTATCGTGGAGGCATTCGACTTGGCCGATCAGAAGCAAATGCTGGTGGAGGCTGTCCAGGAGCAGATGCCGGAGAAACCGCTGGTGATCGGCAACGGCATGGCCGGCTGGGGCGATAACAATCTTTTAAAGACCAGGAAAGTTGGGAATATTTACGTTTGCGGGGACGAGATCAGCGAGGCCGGGCCGGGCATGGGCCTGATGGCGCCCCGGGTGGGCATCGCCGCCTGCCTGGAGGCCAACCAGGTGCTGGAGATCCTGCTGGGGGCCGATCCCAGGATCAAAGCCTTCATCGAACAGGACAAGCAGAACATTTTGAATATAAAGAAAGCCAAAGGGGAAAGATGCTGAAGGTCAACGGGCAGGACCATCCCTGGCATCCGGGGCTGAACGTGGCCCTGCTGTTAAAGGAGAAGAATTACATATTCCACGCCATCATCGTCAGGGTCAACGACAAATACGTTTCCGGCGAGGATTACGAGAGAACAGCCGTCAATGACGGCGACGATGTCCAGGCCATTCATCTGATAACCGGCGGCTGAGACCATCATGAGGTCTTTCACGATCTTCATATTCATCTCCCTGGCCATCCTGATCTACGCCCTGGTCAATTTCTATATCTTCGTCAAGGGATGGCAGTCATTGGATAGTGTCCGCAGGGAATGGCGCTTGGTATATGCGATCGTCTTCGTCTCCTTTGCCCTGTCGTTCATAGCCGGGAGGTTTTTGGAAAGGGCCGGCAGCAGTGTGTTTACCGAGGCGCTGGTTTGGATCGGCTCCTTCTGGCTGGTGGTGATGCTCTACGGATTTCTGGCAGCCGCGCTGTCCGATCTATTCTTTCTCTTGGCCAATCTATTCAAGATAAAAGCACTGCAAACCATTTTACTCGGATCGTCTCTTAGATTGGGAACCTTTTTCGGCACGGTGGGGCTGATACTGATCATTACTGTTACTGGCTTTTTCAATGCCTGCAATGTCCGGGTCAAGAAACTGGAGCTGAACATCTCCAAGAATGCCGGGCAGTTCAAGCAGTTGAATATAACCATGGCCTCGGATATCCACCTGGGTACCATCATCGGCAACGGACGGCTGGGAAGGCTGGTGGACAAGATCAACGCTACGGAGCCGGACCTGGTCATTTTGGCTGGCGATATCGTGGACGAGGACATCGGGCCGGTGATCCGGCGGGATATGGGCAAAAAGCTCAAGGAAATAAAAGCCCGCTACGGGGTGATCGGCATCACCGGCAACCACGAATATATCGGCGGGGTCAAGAAGGCCGTGGAATATCTGGAGGCCCACGGCATCAAGATGCTGCTGGACGATAAGGTACTGATCGCCGATGCTCTGTGGGTGGCAGGAAGGAAGGACCGTAGTGGGGCCCGGTTCGACGGGAGCCCCAGAAAGCCGCTGAAAGATATCCTCTCCGGAATTGATACAAAATTACCGGTGATCCTGCTGGATCACCAGCCATTCGATCTACAAGATGCCTCATCTAATAATGTTGACCTTCAGCTATCGGGCCACACCCATCACGGACAGCTGTGGCCGCTGAATTTCATCACCAACCGGGTCTACGAAAAAAGCTGGGGCTATCTGAAAAAGGGCGGCACCCATTTCTACATCTCCAGCGGGGCCGCCACCTGGGGGCCGCCGGTGCGGACCGGAAGCCATTCGGAGATAGTCAGCATTAAGATCAATTTCAACCAATAAATACATTCAGGAATTTTTTAAGACAGATGCTATCAGACCAATTCGGCAGAAAAGTGAACTACCTTCGGGTGTCGGTCACCGACCGCTGCAACCTGCGTTGCTGCTACTGCATTCCCCCGGACGGCGTATCGTTAAAAAAGCACCAGGACATACTGACCTTCGAGGAGATCGAGACCATCGTCAGGGCCGGGGTGGAGCTGGGCATCAACAAGGTCAGATTGACCGGCGGCGAGCCCCTGTTGCGGAAGGGCTTTCCGGATCTGGTGCGGAAGCTAGCGGCCATCGAGGGCCTCAAGGACCTGGCCCTGACCACCAACGGCGTTTTACTCGGGCCCATGGCCACGGAACTGAAGGAGGCCGGCATCAAGCGGGTCAACGTCAGCCTGGACACGTTAAGGCCGGAGCGTTTCAAACGGATGACCGGCAGCGACCAGTGGCAGCAAGCCAAAGAGGGGTTTGAGAAGGCCCTGACGGCGGGCTTTGAACAGGTCAAACTTAATGTGGTGGCGATAGCCGGCTATAATGATGACGAGGTGGAGGATTTCGTCAAATATGCAATGGACAAACCGATACAGCTTCGGTTCATCGAATTCATGCCGGTGGGTAATAAATTTTGGGAGAAAGATAAGCACCTGAATTCAAAGAAGCTGATAGAGCGGATATCATCTACCACTACCATAGTGTCATTGCCCCCTTTGAAAAACACAATCACCGAGGAATATCAGATAGTCGACAGCCCGGCCACTCTGGGGTTCATTTCCCCCCTATCGCATTCTTTCTGCCGCGGCTGCAACCGCCTGCGCCTGACGGCCGATGGTTTCCTGAAGCCCTGCCTGGCTTCGAAACATGAGGTCAACATCAAGTTTCCGGTCAGGGCCGGGCACGCTGGCAATGAACTGCGGCGGGTGTTCTACGAGGCCATGAGATTGAAGCCCAGGGCCCATAAGATGGATCAGGGCGCTTGCGACAATACCCGACATATGGCCGAGGTGGGAGGATGAGATGTTGAAAAGCAAAAACAAAAAAGCAAAAACAAAAAGGCCAGGAGAATTGTCTCATACCAACTCCAAAGGTCAGGCGCGGATGGTGGATGTCACCAAAAAAGAAAAGACCCAACGGATGGCTGTGGCCTCCGGGCGGGTAAAGATGAAGCCGGCTACTCTCGATCTGATCGTAAAAAACAAGATCGCCAAGGGCGATGTGCTGAGCGTGGCCAGGATCGCCGGGATCCAGGCAGCCAAGCGGACCCATGAGCTGATACCGCTGTGCCACCCGTTGGGGCTGACGCAGGTTGAGGTCGACCTCAAGATAAATAAAAGATCTTCGGCGATAGCGATAACCGCCACCGTAAAATGCGCCGACCGCACCGGGGTGGAGATGGAGGCCCTGACCGCGGCGGCGGTGGCCTGCCTGACCATCTACGATATGGCCAAGGCGGTGGACAAGGGGATGGTGATCTCGGATATCAAGCTGCTGGAGAAGCGGGGAGGGAAATCGGGCGATTGGCAGAGGGATTGAAAGTCCCCTCTTGCTAGAGGGGATTTAGGGGTGTGTCCATGAAAGTATATTACAATGCCAAACTAAAAGAGAAAGCCCGCTACCTGCGGAATAACAGCACAAAGGCAGAAATTAGATTATGGTTGCATCTCAGAGGTAAAAAGGTAATGGGCTATGATTTTCACCGGCAGAAGCCGATAGGCAATTATATTGCGGATTTCTTCTGTCCCAAACTGAATTTAGCAATTGAAGTCGACGGATATACCCATAGGTTTAAAGAGGTCGTTAAAAAGGATCATAAAAAACAGGGGTATCTTGAGGATCTGGGCATAACAGTCTTGCGTTTTAAGGATGAAGAGATTTTTTATGATATCGATTCGGTGTTGAATGGGATCAAGCAGTACATAACTGGACACGTCCCTCGTTCCCCTCTATGAAAGAGGGGAGGAACACACCCCTAACCCCTCTTATTAGAGGGGAATAGAAAGCATATGGGCAGAATAATTTCCATAAATATCAGCACCCGCAAGGGAGAGAAAAAGATCAGCGTTAGATCTGCTGTTCTGAAAGTGGACCACGGGATAACCGGCGATGCCCATGCCGGAGACTGGCACCGTCAGGTCAGTCTTTTAGCAGAGGAGAGCGTGGACAAGATGCGGGGCAAGGGGGTCGAACTGCACCCCGGAGATTTCGCCGAGAACCTGACCATCAAGGGGATCGACTTGAAAAATCTGAAGATCGGCCAGCAACTGAAGATCGCTTCGGAGATAATTTTGGAGATAACCCAGATCGGCAAGGAGTGCCATAACGGTTGCGCCATTAAACAGCAGGTGGGCGACTGCGTGATGCCCAGGGAAGGGGTGTTTGCCAGGGTGATAAAGGGCGGGGGCGCTAAGATTGGGGATAAAATAACAATAGAAGATTTGTGCGCGGGGAAATTAATGATCGATGACATAAGTGACATTGCAGCTTTTTACAATAACGATCCTGATGCCGAGCATTTCCGTTTGGAGCGGCACCAGCTTGAATTTGATCTTACCTGCCGTTATTTGGAAAAATATTTGCCGCCCAAAGGCTCTATTTTGGAGATCGGAGCAGCCACTGGGCGCTATACTATTGAACTTGCTAGGCAAGGTTATGACATTACCGCTGTGGACATATCTGAAAAAATGTTTGTTAAATGCCGCAGTCTTCTTCAATCCGAAGGACTTGAACATAAGGTAAAATTTATTATTTCTGATGCTCGGGATCTTGGCCCGGTTTCTAAAAATGATTATGACGCCGTTCTGATGATGGGGCCGCTTTACCACCTGATTTATGAGAATGATAGAATACTTGCATTAAAGAATGTGTTTGCTCGCTTAAAAAAAGATAGCCTTATCTTTACCACTTTTATCAGCAGGTATGGTATTTTTGGCGAGGTGATGAAAAAGGAGCCAGGGTGGATTGACCATGAATCCGAAGTGAGATCGGTATTGGAGTTTGGACGTGATCCAGAGCATTCCCCAAAAGGGGAATTTCGTGGTTACTTCGCAAACGTATCAGAATTGGCACCTCTCCACGAGGCTGTTGGTTTTAAAACTATTGTTGTCGCAGGTGTCGAACCTGGTATTTCTGCTGAGGATGAAATTTACAATACGCTAGTGGGAAAGCGCAGGGAACTTTGGCTAAATCTTCTATTCCAGACTAGCGCCGAACCGACCACTGTCGGAGCGTCAAGGCACCTCATATACATCGGAAAAAAATAATGGTTATCAGAATCGCCATATTAACCATCAGCGATAAGGGCGCGGCCGGACAAAGAGAGGACCTTTCCGGGCCGGCCATCAGGGAGATGCTGTCCGGTCTGGATGCCGAGATCGTGGCCGCCGAAATCATCCCCGACGAGCGGGTGCTGATCGCCGAGAAGCTGATGCATTATGCCGACAAGATCTCCTGCGATCTGGTGCTGACCAGCGGGGGCACCGGCTTCTCGCCCCGCGACGTCACTCCCGAAGCCACCCTGGAGGTGATAGACCGGCTGGTGCCGGGGATCCCCGAAGCTATGCGAGCCAAAGGGCTGGCCAAGACCCCGATGGCCATGATCTCCCGGGCGGCGGCCGGCATCCGGGGGCGGACGTTGATCATCAACCTTCCCGGCAGCGTCAAGGCGGTCAGGGAGAACTTGGAGGTGATCCTGCCGGTGCTGCCCCACGCCATCGAGATACTGCGGGGAGCGGGCGGCGAGTGCGGCAATCATTCAAACGGCAAGAAATAAAAATCGGAATATAAATTGCGAGGTGATCTCATGGCTCTGGACAAGACTACTTCCCAGCATAACCGCTGTTCCTTCTGTGGACGGGCCTCCAGCGAGGTGGCTCATCTGATAGACGGCCGGGAGGCCGCCATTTGCGGTGATTGCGCCATTATCTGCAGCGATATCCTGAGCAAGGAGAAAAAGATAAACGGCTTTCTCACCAAGGAGGAGCTGCCCATCCCGGTGGATATCAAGGCGGTGCTGGACGAGTACGTCATCGGCCAGGACCAGGCCAAGAAGACCCTGGCGGTGGCGGTCTATAATCATTATAAGAGAATACTCTGCGCCGGCACCAATCCCGAGGTGGAGCTGGACAAGAGCAACATCCTGGTGATCGGGCCCACCGGCACCGGAAAGACCATGCTGGCCCAGACCATGGCCCGCCTGCTTAAGGTGCCGTTCGCCATCGCCGACGCCACCACCCTGACCGAGGCCGGGTACGTGGGCGAGGACGTGGAGAACATTCTGGTGCGGCTGCTTCAGTCCGCCAACTACGACCTGAAGAAGACCGAGATCGGCATCGTCTACATCGACGAGATAGACAAGATCAC encodes:
- a CDS encoding LytR C-terminal domain-containing protein, whose protein sequence is MATDLKNRPAKTGRNRYLPLAVIFLIVVMAVIGGSVYMRWRQNRQADLKQRKAQIRIEVLNGTKKSGLAQEVAQQLRDSGFDVVDIANAENDSFPETVVVDRADDGQGNAILVAKELKCKNIIPQIEPTSLLEVTVIIGKDHLKEKKKGFLGISF
- the rsfS gene encoding ribosome silencing factor codes for the protein MVSPGQQLAREIAQLTLNRKAFDVTVLDVRGLSTATDFFVIASGATDIQIRAIRRAIEEGLQPKGIKALHIEGEKTASWLLMDYVDVVVHIMQPRVRDYYNLEALWGDAPSEEVKDQ
- a CDS encoding arginine--tRNA ligase, producing MIKDYLRKNISRTIEQSLGLTIDPSEIGLEKPKQEGHGDWSTNIALNLSKSLKENPRKLADKITASLKLDQELVSNVEVAGPGFINFKLASGWLYSELVTLLDKKNSFGCCDHGKGEKVQVEFVSVNPTGPLHVGHGRGAFVGDAIARLLQCVGYDVHREYYINDAGNQIDKLGRSVLARLNQIWNRPFEFPEGGYQGEYLKDFAAQLNSEQGDRLKALSSDELLTEVTRISRDGMLDNLKLSLKDLKVEFDEWFSEVSLVESGAIKNSLDQLNQKGYLYDQDGAQFFKASEFGDEKDRVVIKSTGEHTYFAADIAYMQNKFQRGFQRLIYVWGADHHGDIPRMKGAAQALGHDPDSLEFILMQMVRLIEEGREVKFSKRSGVIVTLDELRDEVGPDVMRYFFLMRRSESQFDFDLDLARKHSDENPVFYVQYAHARICSIIDHAREKGIARVKSDLALLKEKEEINLIKALLEFPEVVLGAALAREPHRLPTYLQDLAGVFHTFYHQHRVVTDDAGLTQARLDLCDAARIVFANGLSLLGVSAPEKM
- a CDS encoding DUF559 domain-containing protein; translation: MKSVKNISVSTGRRIKDAKLELAKKMRRQMTLAERCFWNGVRGRKMHGLKFRRQQVIDGFIADFYCNELRLIVEIDGGVHESQKDYDKLREWILSRNDIKIIRFSNGVVIHQFGEVIKQIGELLPPSPDLSGEGRGEVKIKFKTDYPGHDALYRRRKESGSPGWDDEQTWQAWRKEILDLIASGDLPKSGKVLEIGCGAGDVSLLFAERGFQVSGIDISSTAIEWAKEKAQQAGIKAEFNVGDVRDLGLWGDETFDIAIDGHCLHCIIGNDRTEVLKEAYRVLKPGGLFYVSTMCGEPKDPEVIKMFDAETRCTVWGGVARRYIGKPEDILKEIKQHGFKIVRHEVQLNKDSQDGLVVLAEK
- the purM gene encoding phosphoribosylformylglycinamidine cyclo-ligase: MTRRKNMRYKDAGVNIDAGAESVQRIKKLVRSTFTKNVLTDIGGFGALFDGSLKGYREPVLVSSCDGVGTKLKIALMANKHDTVGQDLVNHCINDILVQGARPLFFMDYAAFGRLDPRVMEQVVKGFAKACKENGCSLIGGETAEMPGMYAIGDYDLAGFIVGVVEKKKLITGRNIKPGDVVIGLSTNGLQTNGYSLARKILFEKCRYQTNTYLPEIKSPVGDALLKVHPSFLGPVSPLMDKGLIKGMAHITGGGFLDNIPRVLPEKCGVEISLGSWPVLPIFDLLQKKGNVPQDDMYRTFNMGIGFVLIVAERDANETLKMLKKFKTFKPYVIGRVVKGNRIVKLLPKE
- the thiF gene encoding sulfur carrier protein ThiS adenylyltransferase ThiF — its product is MKILVNEIAQEIALGSTVSDAARLYKNNADLFIRNGFPCGQDVKLEDGDRLVLIKKGEMPKREELEHLLMARHTPGVHEKLKGATVGIAGCGGLGSTAAVALARAGIGHLIIADFDVVEPSNLNRQQYFVEHIGKPKVEALKEIIQKANPFAMVECHQVRITPANVSQLFKTADIIVEAFDLADQKQMLVEAVQEQMPEKPLVIGNGMAGWGDNNLLKTRKVGNIYVCGDEISEAGPGMGLMAPRVGIAACLEANQVLEILLGADPRIKAFIEQDKQNILNIKKAKGERC
- the thiS gene encoding sulfur carrier protein ThiS is translated as MLKVNGQDHPWHPGLNVALLLKEKNYIFHAIIVRVNDKYVSGEDYERTAVNDGDDVQAIHLITGG
- a CDS encoding metallophosphoesterase, translating into MRSFTIFIFISLAILIYALVNFYIFVKGWQSLDSVRREWRLVYAIVFVSFALSFIAGRFLERAGSSVFTEALVWIGSFWLVVMLYGFLAAALSDLFFLLANLFKIKALQTILLGSSLRLGTFFGTVGLILIITVTGFFNACNVRVKKLELNISKNAGQFKQLNITMASDIHLGTIIGNGRLGRLVDKINATEPDLVILAGDIVDEDIGPVIRRDMGKKLKEIKARYGVIGITGNHEYIGGVKKAVEYLEAHGIKMLLDDKVLIADALWVAGRKDRSGARFDGSPRKPLKDILSGIDTKLPVILLDHQPFDLQDASSNNVDLQLSGHTHHGQLWPLNFITNRVYEKSWGYLKKGGTHFYISSGAATWGPPVRTGSHSEIVSIKINFNQ
- the moaA gene encoding GTP 3',8-cyclase MoaA, coding for MLSDQFGRKVNYLRVSVTDRCNLRCCYCIPPDGVSLKKHQDILTFEEIETIVRAGVELGINKVRLTGGEPLLRKGFPDLVRKLAAIEGLKDLALTTNGVLLGPMATELKEAGIKRVNVSLDTLRPERFKRMTGSDQWQQAKEGFEKALTAGFEQVKLNVVAIAGYNDDEVEDFVKYAMDKPIQLRFIEFMPVGNKFWEKDKHLNSKKLIERISSTTTIVSLPPLKNTITEEYQIVDSPATLGFISPLSHSFCRGCNRLRLTADGFLKPCLASKHEVNIKFPVRAGHAGNELRRVFYEAMRLKPRAHKMDQGACDNTRHMAEVGG
- the moaC gene encoding cyclic pyranopterin monophosphate synthase MoaC — its product is MLKSKNKKAKTKRPGELSHTNSKGQARMVDVTKKEKTQRMAVASGRVKMKPATLDLIVKNKIAKGDVLSVARIAGIQAAKRTHELIPLCHPLGLTQVEVDLKINKRSSAIAITATVKCADRTGVEMEALTAAAVACLTIYDMAKAVDKGMVISDIKLLEKRGGKSGDWQRD